In Herbinix luporum, a single window of DNA contains:
- the pgsA gene encoding CDP-diacylglycerol--glycerol-3-phosphate 3-phosphatidyltransferase — MNLPNKITTVRVLMIPLYLIFMLNPNISYGRYIAGAIFTLAAITDALDGYIARKNNLITNFGRFMDPLADKLLVCSALICFVEFNLIPSWIAIIIIAREFIISGFRLIASDQGVVLAAGWWGKIKTNVQIIMSVMLTIDLDYTFINILEIVAVYLALALTLISMMDYLIKNRKLILNDNNI; from the coding sequence ATGAATTTGCCCAATAAAATAACAACCGTCCGAGTACTAATGATACCCTTATATCTGATCTTTATGTTAAATCCCAATATAAGCTATGGCAGATATATAGCCGGAGCTATATTTACTTTAGCTGCAATTACCGATGCCTTAGACGGTTATATAGCCAGAAAAAATAACCTGATAACTAATTTCGGAAGGTTTATGGATCCATTGGCTGATAAGCTTCTTGTCTGTTCTGCCCTTATATGTTTTGTGGAATTTAACCTGATACCTAGCTGGATTGCAATTATTATAATTGCAAGAGAATTTATTATAAGCGGTTTTAGACTAATTGCCTCTGATCAGGGGGTGGTATTGGCTGCCGGATGGTGGGGAAAAATAAAAACCAATGTTCAGATAATTATGAGTGTAATGCTTACAATTGATTTGGATTATACCTTTATAAATATTCTAGAAATAGTAGCCGTATATTTAGCCTTGGCATTAACTTTAATATCTATGATGGATTATTTGATAAAAAATCGTAAGCTGATACTAAATGACAATAATATATAA
- a CDS encoding competence/damage-inducible protein A, producing the protein MTVELISIGTELLLGNIINTNATYLSIQCAKLGFTLYHQITVGDNEVRLSDVIKTAQDRSDIIILTGGLGPTSDDITKETLAKVVGRELVMDEHSKERILSYYKQLYAYDTNKVLPKGLELITENNWKQALKIRDSIVIDNDNGTAPGYIVEDKNKIFILLPGPPGEMIPMFENHILPYLKKLQDKVFLSKMVKICGIGESKAETMIMDLIKSQTNPTIAPYAKSGEVHFRITAGADKEEEAEALIKPIIKELKARFGNNIYTTREDITLEKAVIDLLINYKLTLATAESCTGGLLSGRIVNVAGASQVFTEGFITYSNQAKIKYLNVNPDTLNTYGAVSEETAKEMALGLIKTTGCDVAVAVTGIAGPDGGTKEKPVGLVYISCSIKGKTFVKRCNFKGNRAKIREQSVVAALDLVRRSILEIYV; encoded by the coding sequence ATGACTGTAGAATTAATCAGTATCGGTACAGAGCTTCTTTTAGGCAATATTATTAATACTAATGCCACTTATCTGTCAATACAATGTGCAAAACTAGGTTTTACCTTATATCACCAGATAACTGTCGGTGATAATGAAGTAAGATTAAGCGATGTAATAAAAACGGCCCAAGATAGATCAGATATAATAATACTAACCGGGGGACTTGGACCTACAAGCGATGATATTACCAAGGAAACCTTGGCCAAGGTAGTTGGTAGAGAACTTGTTATGGACGAACATTCCAAGGAAAGAATTTTATCCTACTACAAGCAGTTATATGCCTATGATACCAATAAAGTACTTCCTAAGGGCTTAGAATTAATAACAGAGAACAATTGGAAGCAGGCTTTAAAGATAAGAGATTCTATTGTAATAGATAATGATAACGGAACAGCTCCCGGATATATAGTGGAAGATAAGAATAAAATATTTATTCTCTTACCCGGACCTCCCGGCGAAATGATTCCCATGTTTGAAAATCATATCTTACCATATTTAAAAAAACTTCAAGATAAAGTATTTCTTTCGAAAATGGTAAAAATTTGTGGCATTGGTGAAAGTAAGGCGGAAACCATGATTATGGATTTAATTAAAAGCCAGACTAATCCTACCATTGCACCTTATGCAAAAAGCGGGGAAGTACATTTTAGAATCACTGCCGGAGCAGACAAAGAAGAAGAGGCAGAAGCTTTAATTAAGCCCATTATTAAAGAGCTTAAAGCACGTTTTGGTAATAATATTTATACAACCAGGGAAGATATTACTTTAGAAAAAGCTGTTATAGACCTTCTTATCAACTATAAACTTACACTGGCTACTGCCGAATCATGTACCGGAGGTTTATTATCCGGAAGAATAGTAAATGTTGCCGGTGCTTCCCAAGTATTTACGGAAGGCTTTATTACCTATTCTAACCAAGCGAAAATAAAATATCTTAATGTAAATCCGGATACATTAAATACTTACGGGGCGGTAAGTGAAGAGACAGCTAAGGAAATGGCTTTAGGTCTTATAAAAACCACCGGCTGTGATGTGGCAGTTGCGGTAACCGGCATAGCAGGTCCCGATGGGGGTACTAAGGAAAAACCCGTAGGGCTGGTTTATATTTCCTGTTCCATAAAAGGCAAAACCTTTGTAAAGAGATGTAATTTTAAAGGCAACAGAGCCAAGATTAGGGAACAAAGCGTAGTGGCTGCATTAGATTTAGTTCGTAGAAGTATATTAGAAATATATGTCTAA
- a CDS encoding BaiN/RdsA family NAD(P)/FAD-dependent oxidoreductase — translation MANVYVIGGGASGMIAAIAAARKGHKVTLFEKNEKLGKKLYITGKGRCNLTNACDRDTFFENVISNSKFLYRAFHQLSTYDLISFFEELGLRTKIERGNRVFPQSDKSSDVIAALRNELERLGVDLRYNSEVSQVLFKEKSFYGLKLKNSDKEYYGDAVIVATGGLSYPLTGSTGDGYDFAQMAGHSITDLYPSLVPLYVAEPFIKDLMGLSLKNIAITVKAGQKDIYKDFGEMLFTHFGVSGPVILSASRFIIPYLTSDEITLSIDLKPALSKEQLDDRILRDFEKSKNKQFKNSLFHLLPNKLIDVIIRLSHICPDKQVNSITKEERLSLVRLLKNFTLKIIKLGSYSQAVITKGGVNVKEINPSTMESKLIKNLYFVGEVLDLDALTGGFNLQIAWSTGYLAGISI, via the coding sequence ATGGCAAATGTATATGTAATAGGAGGCGGCGCCTCAGGTATGATAGCAGCCATTGCAGCTGCAAGAAAGGGTCATAAGGTAACTTTATTTGAAAAGAATGAAAAGCTGGGTAAAAAACTCTATATTACCGGAAAGGGAAGATGTAATCTAACCAATGCCTGTGATAGGGATACTTTTTTTGAGAATGTTATTTCTAATTCCAAATTTTTGTATCGGGCTTTTCATCAGTTAAGTACCTATGATCTTATCAGTTTTTTTGAAGAATTGGGGTTAAGAACTAAAATTGAAAGAGGAAATAGAGTTTTTCCTCAATCGGACAAGTCCTCAGATGTAATTGCTGCTTTAAGAAATGAGTTAGAGCGTTTAGGAGTTGACCTAAGATATAATAGTGAAGTTAGTCAAGTACTTTTTAAAGAAAAAAGCTTTTATGGCCTTAAGCTGAAAAATTCTGATAAAGAATATTATGGTGATGCGGTTATTGTTGCTACAGGAGGGCTTTCATATCCTTTGACCGGTTCAACTGGAGACGGTTATGATTTTGCACAAATGGCAGGACATTCTATTACCGATTTATATCCCTCCTTGGTTCCCCTATATGTGGCCGAACCCTTTATCAAAGACCTTATGGGGCTTTCCCTTAAAAATATAGCAATTACAGTTAAGGCCGGACAAAAGGATATTTATAAAGATTTTGGAGAGATGTTATTTACACATTTTGGAGTCAGCGGTCCGGTCATCTTAAGTGCCAGTCGTTTTATAATCCCTTATTTAACTTCAGATGAAATCACTTTATCCATAGATCTTAAACCGGCCCTTAGCAAAGAACAGCTTGATGATAGGATACTAAGGGATTTTGAAAAGTCTAAGAATAAACAATTTAAGAATTCATTATTCCACCTATTGCCAAATAAACTAATAGATGTTATTATTCGTCTAAGTCATATATGTCCGGATAAACAGGTTAATTCTATTACAAAAGAAGAACGCCTAAGCTTAGTGAGACTTCTTAAGAATTTCACCCTTAAGATTATCAAACTTGGATCTTATAGCCAGGCAGTAATAACAAAGGGCGGAGTTAATGTTAAGGAAATCAATCCATCCACCATGGAATCAAAACTTATTAAGAATTTGTATTTTGTCGGTGAAGTCCTTGACCTTGATGCCTTGACCGGGGGATTTAATCTTCAGATAGCATGGTCTACCGGTTATTTGGCCGGTATCAGTATTTAA